In the genome of Clostridium cylindrosporum DSM 605, one region contains:
- a CDS encoding alpha/beta hydrolase, which produces MKKILIISGWIGNRKIFSPIIDKLQGSDIRFIDFQQIDNKESIVVKVNESIKEFNPDIVIAWSMGTLALLKALEEKVVKSKLVLIAPTSKFTKNEHNSFGWISRVVDSMIKSLKTSKELTLEKFCNNMLTKNEMKYKSLVIDNLELGDLLIDSSTLSNGLLFLRDVEASNIDKIENETLIIHGEEDFICSVHGAEYINKKLKNSTLKVIDNCGHIPFITSKKEFINILYNFLGDINND; this is translated from the coding sequence ATGAAAAAGATTTTAATAATATCGGGATGGATTGGAAATAGGAAGATATTTTCCCCTATAATAGATAAATTACAGGGGAGTGATATAAGATTTATTGATTTTCAGCAAATAGATAATAAGGAAAGTATAGTAGTTAAAGTTAATGAAAGTATAAAGGAATTTAATCCAGATATAGTTATAGCATGGTCTATGGGAACACTTGCACTACTTAAAGCTTTAGAAGAAAAAGTTGTTAAAAGTAAGCTTGTTTTAATAGCTCCTACTAGTAAATTTACTAAGAATGAACATAATAGCTTTGGGTGGATCAGTAGAGTAGTAGATTCTATGATAAAATCACTAAAAACAAGTAAGGAATTAACTCTAGAAAAGTTTTGTAATAATATGCTCACTAAAAATGAAATGAAATATAAAAGCTTAGTTATAGATAATTTAGAATTAGGGGATTTGTTGATAGATAGTAGCACTTTATCAAATGGACTTCTATTTTTAAGAGACGTGGAAGCTTCTAATATAGATAAAATAGAAAATGAAACCCTTATAATTCACGGAGAAGAGGATTTTATATGTAGTGTACATGGAGCAGAATATATAAATAAAAAGCTTAAAAACTCAACTTTAAAGGTTATAGATAACTGTGGTCATATACCGTTTATTACCAGCAAAAAAGAGTTTATCAATATTTTATATAATTTCTTAGGGGATATTAATAATGATTAA
- a CDS encoding RrF2 family transcriptional regulator, giving the protein MKLSTKGRYGLRAMIDLAANSKGDYLPLHTIADRQGISERYLEQVFSALKKAGLVKSIKGAQGGYALSKDAAEITVKDVLSTLEGDISVIENVEYDKNNLLRHCIKINVWDKMNEAIDGVVSVMTLEDLVRRYREIHGEVDIMYYI; this is encoded by the coding sequence ATGAAGCTATCTACAAAGGGGAGATATGGCCTTCGTGCTATGATAGATCTCGCAGCTAATTCTAAAGGCGATTACCTGCCACTTCATACAATAGCTGATAGACAAGGTATTTCAGAAAGATATTTAGAACAGGTTTTTTCAGCACTTAAAAAAGCAGGACTTGTAAAAAGTATTAAAGGTGCTCAAGGGGGGTACGCCTTATCAAAGGATGCTGCTGAAATAACAGTAAAGGATGTTTTATCTACATTAGAGGGTGATATTTCTGTTATAGAAAACGTTGAGTATGATAAAAACAATTTACTAAGACATTGTATAAAAATAAATGTATGGGATAAAATGAATGAGGCTATTGATGGGGTAGTGTCAGTTATGACACTTGAGGATCTAGTTAGAAGATACAGAGAGATACATGGGGAAGTTGATATAATGTACTATATTTAA
- the nadA gene encoding quinolinate synthase NadA, with translation MIKADLIKEISRLKKEKNAIILAHNYQIPDIQDIADIVGDSLKLSQEASKLDAKIIVLSGVHFMAESAKILSPEKKVLIPSMNAGCPMAEMINVEKLREFKAQHKGAPVICYVNSSAEVKAESDICCTSSNALKIVKGLKEDKILFIPDRNLGDYISKQVPEKEVISYNGFCVTHNRIRMEEIDEAFEKHKGALLLAHPECDPEVVKRADFVGSTTEIINYAKSSSEKVFIIGTEIGVMHKLENDNRGTGKEFYLLSDSLVCSNMKQNKLEDIYTVLRDETNEIFVDEEIRLKAKKSLDRMLELS, from the coding sequence ATGATAAAGGCAGATTTAATTAAAGAAATTAGCAGATTAAAGAAGGAAAAGAATGCTATAATACTTGCACATAATTATCAAATTCCAGATATACAAGATATAGCAGACATAGTAGGAGATTCGTTAAAATTAAGTCAGGAAGCAAGTAAATTAGATGCAAAAATAATTGTTTTAAGTGGAGTTCATTTTATGGCTGAAAGTGCCAAAATACTTTCTCCAGAAAAGAAAGTACTTATTCCATCAATGAATGCAGGTTGTCCTATGGCTGAAATGATCAATGTAGAAAAATTAAGAGAGTTTAAAGCTCAGCATAAGGGAGCTCCTGTAATTTGCTATGTTAATTCATCAGCAGAGGTTAAGGCAGAAAGTGATATATGTTGTACATCATCAAATGCACTTAAAATAGTTAAAGGGTTAAAGGAAGACAAGATTCTGTTTATTCCAGATAGAAATCTAGGAGATTATATATCAAAACAAGTTCCTGAGAAGGAAGTAATATCCTACAATGGTTTCTGTGTAACCCATAATAGAATAAGAATGGAAGAAATAGATGAAGCATTTGAAAAGCATAAAGGGGCACTTCTTCTAGCACATCCAGAGTGTGATCCTGAGGTAGTAAAAAGAGCTGATTTTGTTGGAAGTACAACTGAAATTATAAATTATGCTAAAAGTTCATCTGAGAAGGTATTCATTATAGGTACGGAAATAGGTGTAATGCATAAACTTGAAAATGACAATAGAGGTACAGGAAAAGAATTCTACTTACTATCTGACAGCTTAGTATGTTCAAATATGAAACAAAACAAACTTGAGGATATATATACTGTGTTAAGAGATGAAACAAATGAAATATTTGTAGATGAAGAAATAAGACTAAAGGCAAAGAAGTCACTAGATAGAATGCTAGAGTTAAGTTAA
- the nadB gene encoding L-aspartate oxidase encodes MDCLKYDVIIIGTGISGLFTALNIDKRKNILMLTKKALGSGSSELAQGGIVSCIDKDSHYKDTLIAGSYYNEKDAIITLQDESEDSINKLIELGVDFDKDESGNFLYTKEGGHSNARILHHKDATGKEIIRALTDKVRERKNIKVLENTSVIDILSKKEINAVISIGDSLKIFYAKSVVIATGGIGQVYKNTTNPLDITGDGIAIASRAGINICDMEFVQFHPTGMYSVDEERRTLISEAVRGEGAVLRNIKGERFMEKYHEMKELAPRDIVSISIFKELIETNSDYIFLDVTHLDKDFIKNRFPNIYEKCLSLGIDISKDYVKVSPTQHYLMGGIETNLNGRTNLNGIFACGECARTGVHGANRLASNSLLEGIVFANRISREINSISFSEASISKEDLEKDLKLYKGKFNNFNCILDLDDIKDNIKEIMEKYVGVIKNDENLTRSLDTINKIKQSLENNLKLSKDYFEVINIVTVSKLIIEGAIKRKENIGAHFKADLRRDCIVR; translated from the coding sequence ATGGATTGTTTAAAGTACGATGTGATAATAATAGGAACAGGAATAAGTGGGTTATTTACAGCTTTAAATATAGATAAAAGAAAAAATATATTAATGTTAACTAAAAAAGCTCTTGGTTCAGGCAGTAGCGAATTAGCCCAAGGGGGAATTGTTTCCTGTATAGATAAAGATTCACATTATAAAGATACATTAATAGCAGGAAGTTACTACAATGAAAAAGATGCTATAATTACACTTCAAGATGAATCAGAGGACAGTATAAATAAATTAATAGAGCTTGGGGTGGATTTTGATAAAGATGAAAGTGGAAATTTCCTATATACAAAAGAAGGTGGACATTCAAATGCAAGAATTCTTCACCATAAAGATGCTACAGGTAAGGAAATAATTAGAGCGTTAACTGATAAAGTGAGAGAAAGAAAGAATATAAAGGTTTTAGAAAATACATCAGTAATAGATATTCTAAGTAAAAAAGAAATAAATGCTGTTATATCCATTGGGGACTCACTTAAAATATTTTATGCAAAGAGCGTTGTTATAGCAACAGGTGGTATAGGTCAGGTATATAAAAATACAACCAATCCTTTGGACATAACAGGTGATGGTATTGCAATTGCAAGTAGAGCAGGAATTAATATATGTGATATGGAATTTGTTCAGTTTCACCCAACAGGTATGTATAGCGTAGATGAGGAAAGAAGAACTTTAATTTCAGAGGCAGTTAGAGGCGAAGGTGCAGTTTTAAGAAATATAAAAGGTGAAAGATTCATGGAAAAGTATCATGAGATGAAGGAACTTGCACCTAGAGACATAGTATCTATAAGTATATTTAAGGAGCTAATAGAAACAAATAGTGATTATATATTTCTAGATGTAACACATTTAGATAAAGACTTTATAAAAAACAGGTTTCCTAATATATATGAAAAATGTTTAAGTCTTGGAATTGATATTTCAAAGGATTATGTAAAAGTTTCTCCAACACAGCACTATTTAATGGGTGGTATAGAAACAAACCTTAATGGAAGAACGAATTTAAATGGAATATTTGCATGTGGTGAATGTGCAAGAACAGGGGTACATGGTGCAAATAGACTAGCAAGTAACTCCTTATTAGAAGGAATTGTATTTGCAAATAGGATATCAAGGGAGATTAATTCTATATCTTTTTCAGAAGCATCAATATCAAAGGAAGATTTAGAAAAAGATTTAAAACTATATAAAGGTAAGTTTAATAATTTTAATTGTATTTTAGATTTAGATGATATAAAAGATAATATAAAAGAAATAATGGAAAAATACGTTGGGGTTATAAAAAATGATGAAAATCTTACAAGGTCACTTGATACAATAAATAAAATAAAGCAGTCATTGGAAAATAACTTAAAACTATCAAAGGATTATTTTGAAGTTATTAATATAGTAACAGTATCAAAGCTTATTATAGAGGGAGCAATAAAGAGAAAAGAAAATATAGGAGCTCATTTTAAAGCTGACCTTAGGAGGGATTGTATTGTTAGATAG
- the panB gene encoding 3-methyl-2-oxobutanoate hydroxymethyltransferase: MKNTVLTFKEAKKRNEKLTLLTAYDYTTAKIIDSSGVNGILVGDSLGTVALGYENTLSVTMDDMIHHSRAVSRAVKNSLLITDMPFMSYQTSTYDAIKNAGRLVKEGFCNAVKLEGGSDVIDSIKGIVKAQIPVMGHLGLTPQSINKFGGYKVQGKNDSEIKSLIEDAKRLEDAGVFSIVLECIPLEVTKLIDEAISIPTIGIGSGMNTTGQILVYSDMLGMFKDFKAKFVKYYANLDASMNLAIQNYIKDVNEENFPLIEHSYSLSEINYDISEGFYGSNNNN, from the coding sequence ATGAAAAATACGGTTTTAACATTTAAGGAAGCAAAAAAAAGAAATGAAAAGCTTACCTTACTTACGGCGTATGATTACACCACTGCTAAAATTATTGATTCATCAGGTGTAAATGGAATACTCGTTGGAGATTCTTTAGGTACAGTTGCACTTGGATATGAAAATACTTTAAGTGTAACTATGGATGATATGATTCATCACAGTAGAGCTGTTTCACGTGCCGTTAAAAATTCTTTACTTATAACAGATATGCCTTTTATGTCATATCAAACTTCAACCTATGATGCGATAAAAAATGCTGGAAGACTTGTAAAGGAAGGATTTTGCAATGCAGTTAAACTTGAAGGTGGAAGTGATGTAATCGATTCAATTAAAGGAATTGTAAAGGCACAAATACCTGTTATGGGTCATCTTGGACTTACTCCTCAATCCATAAATAAATTTGGTGGGTATAAGGTTCAAGGAAAAAATGATAGTGAAATTAAATCTTTAATAGAAGATGCAAAACGACTTGAGGATGCTGGAGTGTTTTCTATTGTACTTGAATGTATACCCCTTGAAGTTACAAAGCTTATTGATGAGGCTATATCTATACCTACAATAGGAATAGGTTCTGGTATGAATACAACTGGACAAATACTTGTTTATTCAGATATGCTAGGGATGTTCAAGGATTTTAAAGCAAAGTTTGTAAAGTACTATGCAAATCTAGATGCAAGTATGAATCTTGCAATTCAAAATTATATTAAAGATGTTAATGAGGAAAACTTCCCGTTAATCGAACATTCATATTCTTTATCTGAAATTAACTATGATATAAGTGAGGGGTTTTATGGAAGTAATAACAACAATTAA
- the nadC gene encoding carboxylating nicotinate-nucleotide diphosphorylase, which yields MLDRFLIIDIIKNALIEDMNAGDLSSNLIDNEKLGSAAITAKEDGIVSGISVAKETFRFIDEDIKFTSLKEDGENVFKGEDIIIIEGKLISILKAERVALNFLQRMSGIATKAKMYAEKVSKYNVKIVDTRKTTPGLRILEKYSVRIGGCYNHRYNLSDGVMIKDNHIKALGGIKSAVQKAKSLVPHTSRVEVEVSNLLEVQEAIDSNADIIMLDNMNLEDMKKAVEMINKKCIVEASGNVTLNTVEGVASVGVDIISVGELTHSVKSLDLSLNIKG from the coding sequence TTGTTAGATAGGTTTTTAATAATAGATATAATAAAAAATGCACTTATTGAAGATATGAATGCAGGGGATTTAAGTAGTAATTTAATTGATAATGAAAAACTTGGAAGTGCTGCTATAACTGCAAAAGAGGATGGAATAGTTTCAGGGATAAGTGTTGCTAAGGAAACCTTTAGATTTATTGATGAAGATATAAAGTTTACATCTTTAAAAGAAGATGGAGAAAATGTTTTTAAAGGTGAGGATATAATTATTATTGAGGGAAAATTAATAAGTATTCTTAAAGCAGAGAGGGTAGCCTTAAACTTTCTTCAAAGAATGTCAGGAATAGCTACAAAAGCTAAAATGTATGCTGAAAAGGTATCAAAATATAATGTAAAAATAGTTGATACTAGAAAAACTACACCAGGACTTAGAATCCTTGAAAAGTATTCTGTAAGGATAGGTGGATGTTATAATCATAGATATAATTTATCAGATGGGGTAATGATAAAAGATAACCACATAAAGGCATTAGGCGGTATAAAGAGCGCTGTGCAAAAAGCAAAAAGTTTAGTTCCTCATACTTCAAGAGTGGAAGTTGAAGTTTCAAATCTTCTAGAGGTTCAAGAGGCAATAGATTCAAATGCAGATATAATAATGCTAGACAATATGAACTTAGAAGACATGAAAAAAGCTGTGGAAATGATAAATAAAAAATGCATTGTAGAGGCTTCTGGGAATGTAACACTAAATACTGTTGAAGGCGTTGCAAGTGTTGGCGTTGATATTATATCTGTAGGAGAACTTACACATTCTGTTAAAAGTTTAGATCTTAGCTTAAATATAAAGGGTTAG
- a CDS encoding acyl-[acyl-carrier-protein] thioesterase produces MAGVPITTDYVVRYDDIDFTNKAFLPSIINYFTDLATFQATSVGLNVDALKEVNRGWVICQWDIDITRLPHYNEKISVTTIPYSYKKFFAYRVFQIKDKDDNVIVEGKSSWMYLDTKRRRPIRLSFHDIKCFGLIEGDEEVVEVMKPQRVNDFTIEAKFDVRYTDIDTNNHVNNSKYITWALETLSIEFMGSKTPLNVRILYSKEKRYGGSITSKANIITEGNNTRTLHTICDNEDNRLCDIEILWK; encoded by the coding sequence TATAGATTTTACCAACAAAGCCTTCCTTCCATCTATAATTAATTATTTTACTGACCTTGCAACTTTTCAAGCAACTAGTGTTGGGCTAAATGTTGATGCTTTAAAGGAAGTTAATAGAGGGTGGGTTATCTGCCAATGGGATATTGATATTACTAGGCTACCTCACTATAACGAGAAAATATCTGTTACAACTATTCCTTATTCATATAAAAAATTCTTTGCCTACAGAGTTTTTCAAATAAAAGATAAGGATGATAATGTTATAGTTGAAGGAAAAAGTTCTTGGATGTACTTAGATACTAAAAGAAGACGACCTATAAGATTATCCTTTCATGATATTAAGTGTTTTGGACTTATTGAAGGTGATGAAGAAGTTGTTGAAGTTATGAAACCCCAAAGGGTAAATGATTTCACTATTGAGGCTAAATTTGACGTTAGATATACAGATATTGATACTAATAATCATGTAAACAACTCAAAGTATATAACATGGGCTCTAGAAACTCTTAGCATTGAATTTATGGGAAGTAAAACTCCACTAAATGTTAGAATACTTTATTCTAAGGAGAAACGATATGGTGGAAGCATAACTTCAAAAGCTAACATAATAACTGAAGGTAATAATACAAGAACCTTACATACTATATGTGATAATGAAGATAATCGACTTTGTGATATAGAAATTCTTTGGAAATAA
- the panD gene encoding aspartate 1-decarboxylase, whose translation MNITMLGGKIHRATVTEANLNYVGSITIDSDLLDAANILEYEKVQVVNINNGERFETYTIRGEKGSKVICLNGAAARCAQANDKVIIMSYVSLTPDEAKEHKPNVVFVNDDNSIRDVFHYEKHGELF comes from the coding sequence ATGAATATAACAATGCTTGGAGGAAAAATTCATAGGGCTACGGTTACAGAGGCAAACCTTAATTATGTAGGTAGCATAACTATTGATAGTGACCTTTTAGACGCTGCAAACATACTTGAATATGAAAAGGTACAAGTTGTAAATATAAATAACGGTGAAAGGTTTGAAACCTATACTATAAGAGGTGAAAAGGGAAGCAAAGTTATTTGTTTAAATGGAGCTGCTGCAAGATGTGCACAGGCTAATGATAAAGTAATAATCATGTCATATGTATCTTTAACTCCAGATGAAGCTAAGGAGCATAAGCCTAATGTGGTTTTCGTAAATGATGATAACTCAATAAGAGATGTCTTTCACTACGAAAAACATGGGGAATTATTTTAG
- a CDS encoding homocysteine synthase, producing the protein MERKLGFDTLQVHAGQKADPVTGSRAVPIYQTTSYVFDNTEHAANLFALKEFGNIYTRLMNPTTDVLEQRVAALEGGVAALAVASGSAAITYAIMNIAEAGDEIVSASTLYGGTYNLFASTLPKFGINTIFVNPDDPENFRGAISEKTKAIYIESIGNPGANIVDIEKVANIAHENGLPLIVDNTFGTPYLIKPIEHGADIVVHSATKFIGGHGTSIGGIIVDSGNFDWAASGRFKGLIEPDNSYNGIVYAEAFGNIAYIIKARVQLLRDTGAALSPFNAFLLLQGLETLSLRVERHVSNAEKIADFLSKHEKVSWVDYPYLEGNKYHDLAKKYLPKGAGSIFTFGVKGGLDSAKKFIESLEIFSLLANVADAKSLVIHPASTTHAQLNEEQLKGAGVSEDLIRISVGIEDVNDLIYDLDQALNK; encoded by the coding sequence ATGGAAAGAAAATTAGGTTTTGACACACTACAAGTTCATGCTGGACAAAAGGCAGATCCAGTAACAGGTTCAAGGGCGGTACCAATATACCAAACTACATCATATGTTTTCGATAATACAGAACACGCTGCAAATTTATTTGCACTTAAGGAGTTCGGAAATATATATACAAGACTTATGAACCCAACTACAGATGTATTAGAGCAAAGAGTTGCAGCTCTTGAGGGTGGAGTTGCTGCACTTGCAGTTGCATCAGGATCAGCTGCTATAACATATGCGATTATGAATATAGCTGAAGCAGGAGATGAAATAGTATCAGCAAGCACTTTATATGGAGGTACATATAATCTATTTGCATCTACTTTACCTAAGTTTGGAATCAACACTATATTTGTTAATCCAGATGATCCAGAAAACTTTAGAGGTGCAATTTCTGAAAAAACGAAAGCGATTTATATAGAGTCAATTGGTAATCCTGGAGCAAACATTGTAGACATTGAAAAAGTTGCAAATATCGCACATGAAAACGGTTTACCGCTAATCGTTGATAACACATTTGGTACTCCTTACCTTATAAAGCCAATAGAGCATGGAGCAGATATAGTTGTACACTCTGCAACTAAGTTCATTGGTGGGCATGGAACATCAATTGGTGGAATCATAGTTGACTCAGGTAACTTTGATTGGGCTGCATCAGGAAGATTTAAGGGACTAATTGAACCAGATAACAGTTATAATGGAATTGTGTATGCTGAAGCTTTTGGTAACATAGCATATATAATTAAAGCTAGAGTTCAACTTTTAAGAGATACTGGAGCTGCACTAAGCCCATTTAATGCATTCCTTCTTTTACAAGGACTTGAAACGTTATCATTAAGAGTAGAAAGACATGTTTCTAATGCTGAAAAAATAGCAGATTTCCTATCAAAGCATGAAAAGGTATCATGGGTAGACTATCCATATCTAGAAGGAAATAAGTATCATGATCTAGCTAAGAAATACCTTCCAAAGGGAGCAGGTTCAATATTTACATTTGGAGTAAAGGGTGGACTTGATAGTGCTAAGAAGTTTATAGAAAGTCTTGAAATTTTCTCACTACTTGCAAATGTAGCTGATGCTAAGTCACTAGTAATTCATCCAGCAAGTACAACACATGCACAATTAAATGAAGAACAACTAAAAGGTGCAGGAGTTAGTGAAGACCTTATAAGAATATCTGTTGGAATAGAAGATGTAAATGATTTAATTTATGATCTTGATCAAGCATTAAATAAATAA
- a CDS encoding aminotransferase class I/II-fold pyridoxal phosphate-dependent enzyme, translating into MEEYFKEKIKEVKINNLYRCEKEIDSINIKINLASNDYMNMSQNDILKDKVIEASKLYGVGSPSSRLVSGTLSIHKELEREISKIKKTEDTILVGSGYIANIGVINAICNRDFVIFSDKINHASIVDGAILSRANFVRYKHGDYKDLENQIAKYIDKKKVIITDGVFSMDGDIAPLKEICRIANDSNSVLIVDDAHGFGVLGENGGGSIEYLGLQGENIIHVGTLSKAAGLYGGFVSGKGYVIDYLRNFLRGFIYSTALPPTVVYPAIESIRILAEMKEERRILQENSNYLRERLIDMDMETLGYDTPIVPIILKCEKKVLEVSKRLLDEGIYVPAIRVPTVPKNQARLRVSLGQKTTRKEIDIFLEKIKGIV; encoded by the coding sequence ATGGAAGAGTATTTTAAGGAAAAAATTAAAGAGGTAAAAATAAATAATCTTTATAGATGTGAAAAAGAAATAGATTCTATAAATATAAAAATCAATTTAGCCAGTAATGATTATATGAATATGTCACAAAATGATATTCTAAAGGATAAGGTAATAGAAGCTTCAAAACTCTACGGAGTAGGAAGTCCATCATCTAGACTTGTCTCTGGTACACTTAGTATTCATAAGGAACTTGAAAGAGAAATTAGTAAAATTAAAAAAACAGAGGATACGATATTAGTTGGTTCAGGCTATATTGCAAACATCGGAGTAATAAATGCTATATGTAATAGGGACTTTGTTATATTTTCAGATAAAATAAATCATGCAAGTATAGTTGATGGTGCTATTTTAAGTAGAGCAAATTTTGTTCGTTATAAGCATGGTGATTATAAGGATTTAGAGAACCAAATAGCTAAATATATAGATAAGAAAAAAGTAATAATTACAGATGGTGTTTTTAGCATGGATGGTGACATAGCACCTTTAAAGGAAATATGCCGAATTGCAAATGATAGCAATTCAGTTTTAATAGTAGATGATGCACATGGATTTGGTGTTTTAGGGGAAAATGGAGGGGGAAGTATTGAGTACTTAGGCCTTCAAGGGGAGAATATAATTCATGTTGGAACACTAAGTAAAGCAGCAGGTTTATATGGTGGGTTTGTATCAGGTAAGGGATATGTTATTGATTATCTTAGAAACTTTTTAAGAGGATTTATATATTCAACTGCGTTGCCTCCAACTGTTGTTTATCCTGCTATAGAATCTATTAGAATTTTAGCTGAAATGAAAGAGGAAAGAAGAATACTTCAGGAAAACTCTAACTATTTAAGGGAAAGACTAATTGATATGGATATGGAAACTTTAGGATATGATACACCAATTGTTCCTATTATTTTAAAATGCGAAAAAAAGGTTTTAGAAGTTTCGAAAAGACTTTTAGATGAGGGAATATATGTTCCGGCTATAAGAGTACCAACGGTACCTAAAAATCAGGCAAGGCTTAGAGTATCATTAGGTCAAAAAACAACAAGGAAAGAAATAGACATCTTTTTAGAAAAAATTAAGGGGATAGTATAG
- the panC gene encoding pantoate--beta-alanine ligase — translation MEVITTIKEIKNKINEFKRNNETIGFVPTMGYLHEGHKSLIDRARIENTKIIVSIFVNPIQFGENEDLSTYPRNLEGDSDICKNSGVDILFAPTVQEMYPNGFSSFVEVTGITDCLCGKSRPSHFRGVTTVVMKLLNITSCTKAYLGEKDFQQYKVIEKMVKDLNIDTTLVPCPIYREDDGLAKSSRNSYLNSEERISALCLSKALKKAKIELDKNKDAKSIIEIIKNEISKEPLAKIDYIEIVSQDTLKPITTIKENVLIAIAVFIGKTRLIDNLLYNIK, via the coding sequence ATGGAAGTAATAACAACAATTAAAGAAATTAAAAACAAGATAAATGAATTTAAAAGAAATAATGAAACTATTGGATTTGTACCTACTATGGGATATTTACATGAGGGACATAAATCATTAATAGATAGGGCTAGGATTGAGAATACTAAGATTATAGTATCTATATTTGTTAACCCTATTCAGTTTGGAGAAAACGAAGATTTATCTACATACCCTAGAAACTTAGAAGGTGACTCTGATATTTGTAAAAATTCAGGTGTAGATATTTTATTTGCTCCAACTGTTCAAGAAATGTACCCAAATGGATTTTCAAGTTTCGTTGAGGTTACAGGAATTACAGATTGTCTTTGTGGTAAATCTCGCCCATCTCATTTTAGGGGAGTTACAACAGTTGTTATGAAGCTTTTAAATATAACAAGCTGTACTAAAGCCTATCTTGGTGAAAAGGACTTCCAGCAATACAAAGTAATAGAAAAAATGGTGAAAGACCTTAATATAGATACTACCCTTGTTCCATGTCCAATCTATAGAGAAGATGATGGACTTGCCAAAAGTTCTAGAAATTCTTATTTAAATAGTGAAGAAAGAATTTCTGCCCTTTGCTTAAGTAAAGCGCTTAAAAAAGCTAAAATTGAACTTGATAAAAATAAAGATGCTAAAAGTATTATAGAAATAATAAAAAATGAAATATCAAAGGAACCTTTAGCCAAAATTGACTATATTGAAATAGTTAGTCAAGATACTCTAAAACCAATTACAACTATAAAGGAAAATGTTTTAATTGCTATAGCTGTATTTATAGGTAAAACAAGACTTATAGACAATTTACTTTACAATATTAAATAG
- the bioC gene encoding malonyl-ACP O-methyltransferase BioC: MINKERVKCRFNKSSVDYNKYAKVQVTMASRLMNMINKSDIKTILEIGCGTGNLTNMLLDKFRNVSLTVMDLSEKMLDETRKNISVRNLENIEFICHDGETCELNKKYDLIISNATFQWFNSLEESIKKYIDLLNENGQLLISTFGEDTFIELEKSGIKAARELNVEHNFKLRRSFVGIDEIENIIKNQNINYKVVDEKLKEYHKSSRDFIKSVKKIGANTCGSEGGITPPRVIKKVLEVYDRDFVENKFVYSTYHCIYISINK; encoded by the coding sequence ATGATTAATAAGGAAAGAGTAAAGTGTAGATTCAATAAGTCATCAGTTGATTATAATAAATATGCTAAGGTTCAAGTTACAATGGCAAGTCGTCTCATGAATATGATAAATAAAAGTGATATAAAAACTATTCTTGAAATAGGATGTGGAACAGGTAATCTAACTAATATGTTGTTAGATAAGTTTAGGAATGTAAGTTTAACTGTTATGGACTTATCAGAAAAAATGCTAGATGAAACTAGGAAGAATATATCAGTTAGAAATCTTGAAAATATAGAATTTATTTGTCATGATGGTGAGACCTGTGAACTAAACAAAAAATATGATTTAATAATATCAAATGCAACATTTCAATGGTTTAATTCCTTAGAAGAGTCAATAAAAAAATATATAGACCTTTTAAATGAAAATGGACAACTTCTTATATCAACATTTGGTGAGGATACCTTTATAGAACTTGAAAAGTCAGGAATTAAAGCAGCAAGGGAGCTAAATGTGGAGCATAACTTTAAGCTCAGAAGGTCATTTGTAGGAATAGATGAGATAGAAAATATAATAAAGAATCAAAATATAAATTATAAAGTTGTAGATGAAAAATTAAAAGAATATCATAAAAGCTCTAGGGATTTTATAAAGTCAGTTAAAAAGATAGGTGCAAATACTTGTGGAAGTGAAGGGGGAATTACTCCTCCGAGAGTTATTAAAAAAGTTTTAGAGGTTTATGATAGGGATTTTGTTGAAAATAAATTTGTGTATTCTACGTATCACTGTATATATATTTCTATTAATAAGTAA